One Rosa chinensis cultivar Old Blush chromosome 3, RchiOBHm-V2, whole genome shotgun sequence DNA window includes the following coding sequences:
- the LOC112194147 gene encoding amino acid transporter AVT1J yields CYCAHPVFPTLYTSMKNKKQFSNVLLVCFILCTICYASMAVFGYLMFGSTVQSQITLNLPTSKISSQVAIYTTLVNPISKFALMVTPIMNAAKRWFPGYQNKRVFNILVSTTLVISCVIVALAVPFFAYLMALVGAFLSVTASIIMPCFCYLKISCTYRKIGCEMLIVWGIILLGAAVIIFGTYTSLVEIIEHQ; encoded by the exons TGTTATTGTGCTCATCCTGTGTTCCCTACCCTGTACACTtctatgaaaaacaaaaaacagttcTCCAAT GTTCTCCTTGTCTGCTTTATATTATGCACCATCTGTTATGCATCAATGGCAGTTTTTGGGTACTTAATGTTCGGGTCAACAGTTCAATCGCAGATAACTCTAAACCTCCCGACTAGCAAAATTAGCTCACAAGTCGCAATATACACCACCCTGGTCAATCCAATATCCAAATTTGCTTTGATGGTTACACCAATAATGAATGCTGCAAAAAGATGGTTTCCTGGTTACCAGAATAAAAGAGTCTTTAACATATTAGTCAGTACCACCCTGGTAATCAGCTGTGTTATAGTAGCTTTGGCTGTACCCTTTTTCGCATATCTCATGGCACTTGTTGGAGCGTTTTTGAGTGTCACAGCTTCAATTATAATGCCATGCTTTTGCTACCTTAAGATTTCTTGCACTTATCGAAAAATTGGATGTGAGATGTTGATCGTATGGGGTATTATACTACTAGGTGCTGCGGTAATCATTTTTGGTACTTACACATCTCTGGTAGAAATAATAGAGCATCAGTAG
- the LOC112194148 gene encoding protein BPS1, chloroplastic-like, with protein sequence MWAQAFNDLQSNVNGEIRNILSSGRVTVLKELEAVDGIVKHLYPMIQDDVALAEEEAFKNSTSDLERKAQNLSQGLDLLTKEVDGFFQILLTGREALLSKLRSGGAVSDQMMMGNVEGQVVR encoded by the coding sequence ATGTGGGCACAAGCATTTAATGACTTACAGAGTAATGTAAATGGGGAAATTAGAAATATACTTTCTAGTGGTAGAGTTACGGTACTAAAAGAGCTGGAAGCAGTTGATGGTATTGTGAAGCACTTGTATCCTATGATCCAAGATGACGTGGCCCtcgcagaagaagaagcattcAAGAATTCTACTTCAGATTTAGAAAGGAAGGCACAGAATCTTTCCCAAGGACTTGATCTTCTGACCAAGGAAGTGGATGGGTTTTTCCAAATCCTTTTGACTGGACGCGAAGCCTTGCTTTCTAAGCTGAGATCAGGTGGAGCAGTCTCTGACCAGATGATGATGGGAAATGTAGAAGGGCAGGTTGTGAGGTGA